The Strix uralensis isolate ZFMK-TIS-50842 chromosome 5, bStrUra1, whole genome shotgun sequence genome segment AAAGAGCACTGATGGATTTATCTGGAGAGGAAGTCACAGAGAAAGGATTGCTCAAGCTTCATAAATAGaccggaggaaaaaaaaaatttaaaaataggtCAAATTGCACTGAACTTCCTGGTGAAACAAGCCTGTTTGAGCGCTGGGCCCCGGGGACAGGCGAGAGCGGGCAGTGGCCAGTGGTGAGGGGGCCAGCGAGCAGCGCACCCCGGGGAAGGTGGCAGCTGACGGGGCGGCAGCTCCCCAGCTTGACAGCCCACAGCCTCAGGGGGACCTGCCTCCCCACTGCCctgcctgggcacagcctgccGCCCGCCTGGGCTTGTGCCCAGAGCTTCTCTGGGTGCAGCACCCGTGACCAAAGGAGCCTGGCTGGGCCCAGTGCTGGGATCAGTCGGGTGCAGGAGAGCTCCTGGGGAGGTGTGGGGCTTTGAATAGCTGCAGGATGGAGGtgccacagcctccctgggcagcctgatCAAGCATTTGACCACCCTTGCAGGAAAAAAggttgtttcttctgtttaaacAGAATTCCCCGTGTTTTCATTTgcacccattgcctcttgtcagCCCGACGCTGTCCTTGTTGCAATCTCCCTTCAGATGTTCACATACATTGGtaagattcccctgagccttctcctctcccgGCTGAATAGTCCCAGCTTTCCCAGCCTCTCCTGacaggagagatgcttcagtccctccatcatctttgtggccctttgctggactctctccagtatgtccatgtctctgcagtgctggggaccccagagctggaaccagcactccaggtgtggcctcaccagtgctgagcagaggggaaggataaggatcacctccctcggtCCTGCTGGCAAccctttgcctaatgcagccttTGCCCcaaggacacactgctggctcatggtcagcttggtgTTCACCATGATCCCCAGGCCCTTCTCTGCCAAGCTGCCTTCCAGCTGGTAAACCCGCAGTATATACTGGTGCCAAGGGTTTTTCCTCCCTCATTTCAATTTGTTTTGCTCCATGAGGGTCTGTTGGCCCATTTGGAGGTTAAGTGATCCTAGGGGGGTTGTTACCCAAAGCTCCCCAAGAATTATGTGAATTGAACCCAAAGGACAAGCAACTCTCCCTTGTAGCTTTGCTCTTGCCATTGCCCTGTGATGTTGACTGGATCCAAACTGGGAGGGAAAATGTCCCCAGAACAGTGCTCAGGGCCCCCTGAGCGTCTGCATACCCAGGCATAATGCATTGCTTTCCCTGTTGTTCTCGTTGCCTTCCCTGGCAATTCCCTGCACTAGGTTCACTGGGCTTTTGAGCGCTCTGGAGCCACGAGCTGATACATCCACCAAGACAGGATTATTCCCCGCTTCCTCTCCAATTTGCATTTATCCATGTTGAGTTTAATCTGCTGTTTTATCATCCAGCCACTTGCTAACTGtgagctcctgctgcagctcccagtgtGTGTCTATGAGCCAGGCAGAGCCTTCAAGGTGCGAGGCGTGCTGACAGTGAGCCAGGGATTAGGGAGCCAAAAAAAGCCCCGAGTGGACATCCCTAAGCCCTTGCAGTCATGCAGGGCCGGTCTCTGCAGGGGGAATGGCCAGTGTCCTCCTCATGGAGACCAACGCCAGCAGGAACATCCCATCCTGCCCTGGGACTTGCTGCCAAAGGCTGCAACGTTGTGTGGGCAtgccctgctccagcactgcTGTGTGCCCAGCTCCGGCACTGCTGGTGTGCCCTGCTCCGGCACTGCCAGTGTGCCACGGTGGGACTGCAGCATCTCTGTCCATGAATGTTAAACAAAATAGGGCTTTATCTTATGTAATGGTGTTTAATGTTTAATGCTGTTACTTATAAGGAGGGTGTTATGCAGGGACAGCATGTGCGCTGCTAGTTCATCCACATCCCCAAAGGGGCACAAGTGGCCTCTCTAATCCCTTCCTCAGGGTCTTCTCAGCTTTGAAGGGACTCGAGTGGAGGTTTcgcctcctctcccctctctgcaccaGGCTTTTGTTCTGTGGGAGCATTCCCGAAGTGTCGCTCCAGCTGCCATCAGTTCGGGTCCCTTTGGCTCAGTTCGTGATACCCTTGCAGCCTGCTCCGAGCCATGCATCTCCCTTGCTGCCCTTATCTGCTGATGCTCCTGGCCCTGGGAGGTCTCAGCCCCAGCCAGACCCTAATTCACTGTTGAGGGGGCTCACTAGCCCCCTTGCAAAGGATGGGTTGGAGGCCTGGGTGCACTCCTTGCTCCCAGTGGCCATTTTCTAGCCTCCAGCTGCCCAGCTCTGTCTCCAGAGAGCAGGGTTCAGGGCTGGGGTACATAAGCAGGACCAGAGTAGTGGGGTATCACCCTAACAGCCCTTCACCCCCTTCCCAGGACGCTGACGGACCTGCTGAAGCAGCCGGGCCATGGCCCCTCTGAGCATGTGGATGGCCTCATGGGGGACGTGCAGGTCCCGCTGGGTGAGGGGCTGGCCCGGGGGCCCCCCAGGACCGCCACAGGTAAGGTACTGGTGCAGTGGGGAAAAATAAGCTCCCTTGGGTGAATAAAGGCAGCAGGAGGGTGCTGTCCAGGGCTGAGCAcctgcctctgctcctccagaCAAGCCACCCTTGAATAATGCGGTGGCCATTGCACCCCCGCTGGGGCGGCCCCACGGCCACGGCAAGCGTCTGCCACTGGCCACCAGCCTGGCCTTGCCGCCCCCCGCCTACGCTGCCTACGCCACGCTCAAGGCTGGAGGTGAGTGCCGCTGTCGCGTGGGCCGGGatggcggccgggcggggggaaTGTGCCCCGTGGACCCTGCAGACGGGTGGGGAGGGGCGGGAGGCTCGCAGAGAGGCACGGGCAGGACAGGCACCCCAGTTCCCCGGGGCGGCTGCACATGGCAGAGGCTCTGCGGCTCCCCCACTGCgccaccgacctgctgcccagccagtcGGCGCCCAGGGTCCCCCATGGACCCCCCGCAGTCCCCAGCCAGTCGGCGCCCAGGGTCCCACGCAGGCCTGCAGCGCTGCCCACCCAATCAGAGCTCAGGATCCCCCATGGACACACTGCCCAGCCAATCGGTACCCTGGATCTCCCCAGACCCTACAGACCCCAGCCAATCCACAGCCAagatcccccccctccccagccaatcagcacccaggaccccccccgcagccccccccccgtccccttGTGCCAGCCGAGGGGGTGTCCCTGCGGGGGTGACGCCGCACCCCTGTCCCCACAGAGAGCGCCCCCGAGGACTTCTACAGGCGGTTTGGGGGGCCGGAGGCCTCCCCCACCGGCACCCTGCCCTTCCCGCCAACTGAGGCCCCCGCGCTGCCCGAGGGCTGCCCTCTGCCTGCGGCCAAGGCCAAGGGCCCCAAGCTGCTGGGGGGCCCGGCCTTCccagggggctgggaggggggccCCCCCCGCGGCGCCCGCCGGCCAGGCCTGGCTGCCCTGCGCCCTGAGGGGCCGCCCGAGGCCTTTGGCCCCGCCACCCTGCTGTACGGCCAGCCCCCCCGGCACCTCACCACCAACAGCAAGACCGAGGTCACCGTCTGACGGCCAGTGCCATTGGGGACCgcggctggggctgccccctTGTCTGAGCGTCGCTGACAGCCTCCCCCGGGGGCGGCCTGCTGGAGCAAAGCATCGTAGGTCCTACGTAAACCACAACAGCCGGCCATGGCGGGAGACCTGCCGTCCTTCCTCTCCCGTGGATGGGCTGCGCTTCACCATCAAGGAGGCACCGTGGGCCAAGCTGTCCCTCTCATGTGGGTAACAAGTTCCAGCCATTCTGAGCCCACCCTCTGAAGAGGCTGAACTGGGGCCACATTGACAGAGCAGCGTGCAGCTCAGGGGCTGGTGGCTGATGCTGGACAGACCACagcccccagggatgggggggacacatCCTGCTGGGGCCAGCCACCCCCACCTAGCCCCTGTGAGCAGGTGGAGGAAGAGCAACGGACTCAAAGCACAATCCTagtgctgccagcagagcccaAGCAGCCTCTTTCCCTCTCCAGCCTaccctttccccctgccccagcctccacCTTGtcaataaataatacattaaacTGTAGTGCCTTGGTATGGATTGGCTGGGGGACCCCATGCTGCTCCCAAAACCCCAGCCCCTTCCCTACAGGCGGCAGGGTGCAAAGCCCCCTCCCCCAGGGAACCCCCCCAACGAGGGATGTGGTAGGAACTGCAAAATGCTTTGAGCAGCTACATGAAAAGCAAACAGATCTCCTCTGTCTGAAGTTTAATGGTTCTGACAGAGTTTTACCAGGGGGAAGCAGAGGAATGAAGAGATAGAGCAAAAGGACATTGTTCCAAGCAAGGTCAGGTAAAAGCTTTCCTCCATATAGATGCTCCTAAAATTGCAGGCTTCTGGCTCAGCTCTACCTCGTTTGGCTCTGCTCAAGCCCTCAGCCTCTTGGGTTGCTTCCAAAGGAGCACACAGACACCACACTTGCTCCACCAAGGGACCATCTCATCGCAAGCCATACAGCTCCATTTTCCAGACAAAGGAGTGACAGCTTCCCAAGGCACTTGTGTAGTTGGATGTCTCTGTTTCAGGCTCACCTATGCTTAAGAGCAGCTGCTGGGTGGGATGAAGAAGGCCAAGAAAAagagggcaggcaggaggtggTGGTAACGTTCGCCTTTATTAAGTAACAGATGCTCAGGAGCCCTGGAACAGGGTTTTCAGACAGCAGATATGTTCCCTGGGGAACCTCCCCACCACCAGTTGCACCTCGTTTCACAAAGCATCCCTACTCCAAACTCCATGTGGATAAATAGACTTTCTTCAAATAATCCATAAAACAATTTCCTCCCACCCgcaaacaaaaaaagttacagtatatatacacacatataaaaaaagTTGTAGGGACAGATGGGCAGCAAATTTATGAACAGTATAGAAAAAACAGGGCAAAGATCCCTTGGCCTGGAGGGGAGAGAACTACCAGCAGGTACTAGGACCCTCCATGGATCATGCCATTAGCTACCAGGGTTTCAGCCCAgcagcctcccacccccagcccagccagtACTCCCTGCAGCCCACCCCCCAGGACTCGGTCCACCATTACTGACAAAGTGAAGACACAGCATCTCAGTGTTCCAGAAGTCTCGCCTCCTCTTTTACTAAAGCACAAAACTTCCCACGTGTTGGACGCAGATCTGGGAAAATGTGAAGTAACCCTGAGGTTGCCACAGGTAAGGGGGTTTCTGTATTTTAGGAAAAACCCATGACCAGAAACACAGTGCGAGAGCcactgaagaggagaaaaagtagGAGGATGTGATCCAACCTCCAAAATAAGATCACTAATAAGCTAGGAAGCTTGGAATAGGCAatcaaaacccacccaaacccaaGAGTTGTTCTGCACACTTAGGATACCAGCACAAAGCAGAAGTGTCTGCCATCAGAGTAACCCCTACACTGATTGGAAACACAACCTCCCTGATGCCAGAAGACCCCATGCAAACTGAGACAAGCCCCCACCTTTTTCCCCTCATTCTGGAAGGAGCTCAAGCTCTCATGTCCCTCTGCAGAAGCTGGATACACGTAGAAGCTTCTTGCAAAACAGCTCGAGTTCCGATTTTTCAGGAGGAATCGGGCTGTACGGGCCTGACCGGGACAGGATAAGGTTGGGCTGCTGCCCTGTTTAAGTACCTCTAGCCAGTGACACTGAGCACACGCTGGTGCAAACAGTGATGCCCATCTGCCAGTGCTGGTTTCCACATTTGCACATGTGAGAGGGCAACCACTTTGCACTTCTTTGGAGAGATGCAAcaagaaaggcagagagaaagagggcAAACCgttccctccctgtccccagtccGTCTCCCCCACCCTGGAAAGTCTACAACCTGCTAGTCAAACTGCTCTGAAGAGCAATGGTAAGAGCTTGGAGACTCACACCCTGaaccagtgcctcccagtccctgCAGGACTTCAGCAGCTGTTGAGCAGTTAGAGAACAGAAGGAGAAA includes the following:
- the SHISA8 gene encoding protein shisa-8, producing the protein MGPRSRGRMEPSYVVGICCLVLLEPGRVWSGEPSTGGPGESGNGSQAPAAESTAPAPTGAAPPGGDRCRGYYDVMGQWDPPFNCNAGIYQYCCGTCGYRFCCQFKPGRLDQSGCSNYDTPNWVNTGQPPARVDETPEDPTRDKTNMIVYIICGVVAIMVLVGIFTKLGLEKAQGPQTEMTVSRTLTDLLKQPGHGPSEHVDGLMGDVQVPLGEGLARGPPRTATDKPPLNNAVAIAPPLGRPHGHGKRLPLATSLALPPPAYAAYATLKAGESAPEDFYRRFGGPEASPTGTLPFPPTEAPALPEGCPLPAAKAKGPKLLGGPAFPGGWEGGPPRGARRPGLAALRPEGPPEAFGPATLLYGQPPRHLTTNSKTEVTV